In the genome of Paenarthrobacter ureafaciens, the window TGGTTCCAAAGCTTCCATGGGTGCGGGGTCCTGGCTGGCGAAGCCTGTCATGCCCACGCCGGGCGTCACGTTGCTCACAGCCGGCCCGGGAGGTGCACTGCTACTGCTCCGCCAAGGCAGACAGCGCGGCACGGTATTCTTCGAGGTCGCGTGCTTGCCCCCGGGGGTTGACTACCACGTAGCGGACGATGCCATCTGCATCGATGATGAACGTTCCCCGAAGAGCCATCCCGCTGTCTTCGTCGAAAACGCCATACTGACGGGCTACTTCCCCGTGGGGCCAGAAGTCGGCCAGAAGATCAAACCCGTAGCCCTCTTTTTCGGCGTAGGCGCGCAAGGAAAACTTACTGTCCACGGAGATGGCGAGCACTGCAGCGTCAGCGTCGTCAAAGGCCCCGATATTGTCCCGGAGCTCACAGAGTTCACCGGTGCAGATTCCTGAGAAAGCAAAGGGATAGAAAACCAGGACCACGTTCCGGCCCCTGAAGTCCGACAACCGGATGGGCTCGCCGTATTGGTTGGACAACTCGAAGTCCGGCGCCGGTTCCCCGGCCGCAGGTACAGTCGCCGGGAGGGATTCGCGTACTTCCGTCACTTGTTCTTCTTTGCCACGAGCCGGGTGGCACTCCAGTCCTTGGAAACTCCGGCCGAGGTTGTCAGGTGGAGCCCGGACGTGGGCGCTGCATCCTGGATATCGGCCGGGGAGACGTAATTGGGACGGCCGGACTTGGGCGTCAGGACCCAAACCACTCCGCCCTCCTTCAAAGTGGTGAGCGAGTCCATCAGGGCATCCACCAGGTCACCGTCGCCGTCGCGCCACCAGAAAATCACGGCATCGACGACGTCATGATCGTCTTCATCCAAGAGTTCTGATCCGGTGAAATCCTCGATATCGTCACGCAAGTCGAAGTCGACGTCGTCGTCATAGCCGCGTTCCTGAATCAGATCCCCATCTTTGAAACCCAATCTTTCCGCCACATTTACCGATGTGGCGGCGTCGGCCTCGCTCACGTTTCCTCCTTTTGAAGTGACTTCCATTACTAAAGCCAACACCCTTTGGGCGCCCGCTTCAAGCCGTCGCAGCTGCGGGCGGCCACTTTCCACCTTACTCCGAGGGCTTTTGCCCGCGCGGAAACTCCGTGTATCCGGCCATGCCACACGTCCGGGTGTGACATACAACGCCTGTGAACGGGTGCGGCTACGCATACCAGCGCCGCGAAAGCTAGAGTGGCCATGAGCGCTTTGGCTGCAGGGCGACCGCCCCGAAGAAATCCACTATGGACAGCCATTCGCTCACAAGACCTGCCCGGCGCATCCGACCGGGCTGTTGAAACCGAGATGTCGCACACGACGCGTTCATGACGGGCAGTTACCCTGCCGGACCTGAGGCGCCGATGGATGCGCCTAAAGGAAGGTTGGACGTGGCTGCAGGAGAAGAGACCTCACACATCCTCAGCGGGTTGACTGCCCAGCTGCCTGATCGTGATCCGGAAGAGACTGCGGAGTGGATTGAGTCCCTTGATGCGTTGATCGCTGAGCAGGGTACTGAGCGTGCGCAGTTCATTATGCGTTCGTTGCTCCAGCGTGCCGGTGCCCGGAGCGTGGGTGTTCCGATGGTGACCACTACTGATTACGTGAACACGATTCCGGTGGATC includes:
- a CDS encoding peroxiredoxin gives rise to the protein MTEVRESLPATVPAAGEPAPDFELSNQYGEPIRLSDFRGRNVVLVFYPFAFSGICTGELCELRDNIGAFDDADAAVLAISVDSKFSLRAYAEKEGYGFDLLADFWPHGEVARQYGVFDEDSGMALRGTFIIDADGIVRYVVVNPRGQARDLEEYRAALSALAEQ
- a CDS encoding DUF3052 domain-containing protein, with translation MSEADAATSVNVAERLGFKDGDLIQERGYDDDVDFDLRDDIEDFTGSELLDEDDHDVVDAVIFWWRDGDGDLVDALMDSLTTLKEGGVVWVLTPKSGRPNYVSPADIQDAAPTSGLHLTTSAGVSKDWSATRLVAKKNK